One genomic region from Spodoptera frugiperda isolate SF20-4 chromosome 21, AGI-APGP_CSIRO_Sfru_2.0, whole genome shotgun sequence encodes:
- the LOC118280314 gene encoding 40S ribosomal protein S3a, giving the protein MAVGKNKGLSKGGKKGVKKKIVDPFTRKDWYDVKAPSMFTKRQVGTTLVNRTQGTKIASEGLKGRVFEVSLADLQADTDAERSFRKFRLIAEDVQGRNVLCNFHGMDLTTDKLRWMVKKWQTLVEANIDVKTTDGYLLRVFCIGFTNKDSLSQRKTCYAQHTQVRAIRKKMCEIITRDVTNSELREVVNKLIPDSIAKDIEKACHGIYPLRDVCIRKVKVLKRPRFEISKLMELHGEGGSGKRGEAGDKSERPEGYEPPVQESV; this is encoded by the exons ATGGCGGTTGGTAAAAATAAAGGCCTGTCGAAAGGCGGTAAAAAGGGTGTTAAGAAGAAGAT CGTCGATCCCTTCACCCGTAAAGATTGGTACGATGTCAAGGCTCCGTCTATGTTCACCAAGAGACAAGTGGGAACCACCCTTGTCAACCGTACTCAG GGCACCAAAATCGCTTCTGAGGGTTTGAAGGGCCGTGTCTTTGAAGTATCGCTGGCCGATCTTCAAGCTGATACTGATGCTGAAAG GTCTTTCCGCAAGTTCCGTTTGATCGCTGAAGATGTTCAGGGACGCAATGTGCTCTGCAACTTCCACGGCATGGATCTCACCACTGACAAGCTCAG ATGGATGGTCAAGAAATGGCAGACCCTGGTCGAGGCCAACATTGACGTGAAGACCACCGACGGATACCTGCTCCGTGTGTTCTGCATCGGATTCACCAACAAGGACTCGCTCAGCCAGCGCAAGACCTGCTACGCTCAGCACACCCAG GTCCGTGCAATCAGGAAGAAGATGTGTGAAATCATCACCCGTGATGTCACCAACTCTGAACTTCGTGAGGTTGTCAACAAACTCATTCCGGACTCCATCGCCAAGGATATCGAGAAGGCGTGCCACGGCATCTACCCATTGAGGGATGTCTGCATTAGAAAG GTTAAGGTTCTGAAGAGGCCGCGTTTCGAGATCTCCAAGCTTATGGAACTTCATGGAGAGGGTGGTAGTGGCAAGAGGGGCGAGGCCGGTGACAAATCGGAGCGCCCTGAGGGCTATGAACCTCCCGTTCAAGAGAGCGTTTAA